A segment of the Candidatus Neomarinimicrobiota bacterium genome:
TACTACCATCGGGTCTACTTTTCCATGCTTTTTGAAGGCCCAATTTCGGGGCATAGCGCAGTCCGGTTAGCGCGCCTGCTTTGGGAGCAGGAGGTCCCCAGTTCGAATCTGGGTGCCCCGACCATACACAACCCGCACGGTTAAGCCAATCATGCGGGTTTTTTAGGAATTTTAGATAATTACCCGTTCCAGCTTTCAACCGTTCCGTTTCGCATCGCTAAATTTCCCAAATGAACGGCAACGGCAGCGTCATAGCCGGTAAAAACATTGGCATTCGGCTGAGTATTTTCTTTGATACTTTTCGCAAAATGTTTAAAGGCCAGGCCGGTGGTTTTATGGTCATCTTTCGGGCGGTTCGGAACCTGAATGAGTTCACCCTCACCACTGCTCCATGCTTTTTTAGTCGCACTGGATACTGCATCCACACCTGTTGTATCCGATTCCACTTCATGGGTTTTCCGAGCCAGTTCCGGATAATATATGGCCTCCTGGCCTTCTTCATTGTGGATTTCTATGGTCCCGTGGGTGCCCATAAACTGGAGTTCAACTCCGTAATGCGCATTAGAGGTGATGGAAGTAAAGATGGCCTTCTTTCCACCGGGATATTCATAGACAGTATTTACATTATCGTAGGTCTCGCGCCCATCCTTCCAGTAGTCAATGCCGCCAAACCCAGTCACTTTTTTCGGATGTTCTCCCAGCATCCAGTTTGTGATGTCAATATGATGCGAGCAGAGTTCAGCCATCAGTCCGCCTGAGAACTCCCGGTACATACGCCAGTTAATCAGCTTCTCCAGACTCGGATCCGATACTTCCCGACGCCAATCGCCATTCCGGTGGTAATTGCAACGGACATGGGTCAGGGTTCCACAGGCGCCTTCATCGATCATAGTCTTAACCTTCTGCAGGAGTGGATTACTTCGCAATTGGTATCCCACCATAAAAGTTTTTTTCGAGTCTTCCACCTTCGCTTTCAACATGTTGGCCTGAGGGATATCGTATGTCATCGTTTTTTCACCAAAAACGTGCAGCCCGGCATCCAGTGCATCGACGGCCATCTTGTAATGCAGGTGTAACGGTGTTGCGATAATGACCGCATCGAGGTCATCGTTCTCTAGTAGTTTGCGATAATCCTCGTATCCTTTCGCATTGGGCGTTGCCTGTTCCAGTCCGTTTTGGAGATGTGACGGCAGAATATCACAGCACGCGATAAGCCGGACTTCCGGGACGCTTTGCAGGATGTACGCTTCCCACGTCCCCCGATCACCTGTGCCGATCATCCCGACATTAATAATTTCACTCGGCGACTGGGATTTAAGTATAGCCGGAGCTCCTGCTAATCCCAGAGATACCCCAGCCGTTACTTTTGCCGACTGACCGATAAACCTGCGCCTGGATATGTTTTCATTTTTCATACTTTCCTCACTCAATTTTTTATTCATAGATCACCCGAATATCGAGCGGATTCCGTAACCGTTTCGCATAATACTCAATCGTCCGGAATCGTTCGCTTTCACCTATAGAAAATACAATATACGCATTTTTCTCACGGTACCGACTCCCCTCCGGCACATATAACCAGTCTTCATAGATTAATCGTCGATTCCAGTAATTGCCACCGCCGGCCCCATCACTGATATGTGTATGTGGATTTTCCACTGGAGATGCCAAGCCGTAGATGTTCGTATTATCATACAGCAGCCGAATACTCCCGAATGCGTATCCTTTTTCGTGATGATAAAAGCACAACCAGGGAACATCATTTGCAATCGGCTCCGCTTCCAACAATTCATATCGGTCTGAAAAGGGTAAATCGACCACGCTCCCATCTTTGCGTTGAAAGGCCACATGGGTAAACAGGCTATCCATGGTCATCTCATCGTTGCGCAGCAGATTCATCCAAATTCCCTTCTGAAATGTCATATCAGAGTAGAAAGTGAAGTAAGGGAGATTGTCAAAAAACCGATACTGCGCCGTTACCATGATTTCAGGGTGTTCGGGACCGGTATCCCGCCTGATAGTTTGTACAAAATATGGGCCTGTCTGCATACTCTGCTGTTTCGGATTATCCCACGTGGCAATGGTTTTGTAGTATTCCACTCCCCACTTTTCGAAGGTTGGGGCCCAGTGTATCCGGTTCTCACTGCGTCTTAAGAGCGTATCATATTTTTTCAGATACAGTTCCCGCAACTGTCCGGAGGCATGATCTTTGACTTCGTTTTCGTTGCTTCTGGTCAAATCGGCCCTGTAATACCGGTTTTCTATCTCTAATTCTGTCCCCTCTCCTTTCACACTGAGGTCTGATTCGACCTCACCTTTTTCCCCTGGCAATAATGTCAGGTCGAATTTCCGTGTCGTGTGCGGGGCCATTTGGACCGGGAAAGCCACTTCGTATTGGAGCACTGAATCTGCAGGAGTTCCATGCAGTGGATTTTTCAACACCTGGCAGGGAATGGAATCCCCGATAGTTCGGTCCACAGCAATTAAAATATGAGAATCATCCCATAGTGCATTTTGGATCTGCAGCGGAAAAGTGATGATCTCATGCTCTCTGTCCAATCCGACTGGTTCTGAAACAGCAACCGTTGCGATTACTTTAGATTGTCCATGCAGTGAACTGCTTAGTACCGGTAGTAGTAGTCCGATGAAGAAAGATGATAAAAAGATTCGTGCTTTACCGGCTCGGATAATCATTGCTATACATTCTGTCGAAGGGTTAAGGAGCCATCCTCGTTTATCTGCTGAGCGCAGGCCCAGTTCACCGGATGCTTCACACCCTTCACTTCCAGTTCAGCCTTCAGTTTGAGACCGCTCCATTCTGTCTCCTTCGGCAGGAGTATCTGCGCCTGGCGTACGCCGGTCGGTTTCGGGTACCCAGGATCGAGGCAGCCTGTTTCGTGCACTGATCCATCATCACTGTAGACGGTCAATCGCAATATACCCGGCACAGCTGCGACACCGTCATTGACCATGCCAAGAACAAGTCCCGGATGTCCATCTTTTTCAAAAGCCCAAATCCATGATGGACGCACGCGATATCCGATCTTCCTGGCAATGTTATCGATCGGTTCGGGGTACTTTCGGTAGTAACTCAAAATATTTTCTGCAGCGATGTTATGCCAGTTCCAGACGGACCAGTAATTCGGCCCCAGGTCCAGCACGTGCGCGATGATATTTTCGTTATGGGTGATCCCCCCATCTTCGCGGAGGTCTTCCGGTTTGCCGGTGGTAATACCGATTTCGCTGACCGCGCCGACCCACGGCGGGCGGTTGCTGAGCGACTCGATCTGCATATTTTCTATGAAAATCGTATCAGTTCGAAGCCAGTTGTTCGAGCGCACGCTCCGGTCCACCAGTTCCGAGTTGCCGACCCGACTGTAATCGGGCTGCGTATTTGTGACGAGCGGTGTTTTCGTCCAGTGTTTTAACTGAGTTTCTAACATTCGTAAAAAGGTTTGCTCTGCAATTACATCGCTGGGAAACGGGTGCCCGTCGAACGGCCAGGTGTGTCCCTCACCCCAGAATCCGTACATGAACATATCCATGTATTCCACCAGCGGATGGCCGTTATATTTCTCGGCTAACAGGGCGTTGAGTTCGGTAAACGCCGCCTGATATTCAGGGTGGTCGTACCGCGGCATCTTGTGCTCTTTGCGGTAGCGCACCGTGTCACGGTCTCCCTTCCACTCGCCCTTAAGCTTTACATAGGGCACTTTTTCCTGCACAAAATCCGGGGCGCCGAATTCGGGGATGTCCGGGTTCTCCAGCATGATGCGGAATGCCACTCGTTTGTTGTACTTTTCTGCCAAACCAAATGTGATATTCCAATACTCCGGGAAGTCCAGGCGTCCGGGGTTTTTCTGAACCTGTCGCCAGTCGGGACGCATATAGATTTTTTGCACGAATGGCAGACTTACCAGATCTTCCAGCGATTTTCCCAGCGGTTCGCCTTTAATCTGCGGCGGCCCGATATCTCCTGAGACGTACACAACCAGGCCCATCCCGTAATTCGGAACAATCTCTTTGGACGGCGTTGTCGCCATAATCACATAGCTTCCTGGTACCACTTCCTCCGGTGGATAGGTTGGAAAAGGGCCCTGGTTCAGGCGATCTTTGACGGTCGGACCATCGCCGAAATCGTATTTCTCCCAGTTGTGGGCCGGGACGAAGGCGCTGGCTGAGTTCATTCCTACACTTGCAAGGAGTGCCGCTGTCCCGCCCTTTTTGAGAAAGTCTCTTCAGTCCATTGGGTCCCCCTTAATTGGTTCTCTTGACATCAATTCCTTAAAACAAAACGAGCCCCCATTTCCCGTCGGGATCCCTTTGGGGCGACAAGCTCAGGGTGATTTGTTAATCCGTTGGAAGATTGTCTTTCCTGCTATTCGTATCGATTTAGTGAATCTCTACCCTGAACTGACAAGTCCTTTAGTTAGAACCTGATTTCCACGCCCCCGAAAAATATTTAATCGCATTCTGGTAATAGATTTTATCCACAACATCCGCCGGCAATCGAAGTCCCTTGAAGGCGTTATCGAGTTCGGGGACTTCGAGGGTATCGGATGTGGCAAGGTACTTCCAATCGATGGTCCAGCGATGGTGTGCCTGCGATTTGAATTCCTCAGTAGCGGCGCCGGGTGCCTGGGTCAAATCCGTGGCGTAGAGGACGCGATCCTGGTAATTGATAAAGAAATCGCGCACCTTCTCATAATCCCGGATGGACTGGTATTGGACCTGTCCCATGCGCGCAGCCATATCGACCGTTGCATTGGGAAACCGGTCCAGAAACTGTGTAATTCGGTCCACACTCCACTCGAGGCTCGCAAGATGTGCACCCATAAATTTCAGGTTCGGGTTCTTCTCGAGCATGTGATTCCGGGCTTCCATATGTTCCTCGTAGGAGGGCATTTCCGGGTGTTTGTACATGTGATATTCCGGGTGCGCCTCGAAATATTCCCGATCGTTATTGACCGTCATGGAATCAACCGGCAGCCAGCAGTTTTTCGGTTCCGCCTGGTGGCCGATCATCCAGATATCCTTCTCCGACAGGTATCCGAATGGGGGATCAAAACCGGGATCATCGATCATCACCAGTTCGCCGTTTTCATCCCGGTAGCTCATGCCGATATTTTTCCAGGTTTTCACTCCGATAGCGCCGAGTTCCTGCCCCGCTTTGATACGCTCGATCGTTTTCTCGGCCCAGCCGGGATTGTCCCAGCCATCCATAGGAAACGTAGAAAAGAAGCCTACCGTTGCAGAATATTCGTTGTGCTGCTCTACAGCAATTTCCTGTTGTTCATCGATGGGTGGGAAATCGGGATAGTCCACATTCACTGTCAGCAACTTAAAATTGTCGGCCTGCGCCTGTTCCACCATCATTGGGTCAGCGCCGTTGATGTGTACATGCACATCCGCCTTGTCCACACTCTCAAAATCCCCCATGGAGTAAAACTGTGGCCCCTGCTGCCCACAACTGATGAGAAATAAACTTCCAACAAAGATGGTCGCACTCAGAATTCGCTTCAATATATTCATCGTTCACCCTCCGTTCATTTTAATACTTCAATGGTTAAATAAGTCTCACACATCTATTTCAAGACTGCCCGTATTGTTTCCTCGTGTTGGCCGTTCGTGAGCTGGATAAAAAAAATACCGCGGCTCAATTCCTGCAGCGTCCAGTTGATAATGTGTTTGCCCGTATCGTAGTACTTCGTGCGCAGTTCATCTACCTGCCGCCCTGCAATATCGTAGACCTGAATACCGACCGGCGCCGGGTTTGCAAGCGTGAATTGGAACTGTGTCCTCTCATTAAACGGGTTCGGATAATTCCCACTCAAAGTAAACTGCTGTGCAACGGGTTGCGGCGGTTCGTGGACAGTGCTGGTGATGTTATCCGTCGATTCAAAGTACGTATCCCCGGAATACACATTACCGGACGCCTGCTGATCAAGGGTAATTGTATGGTTCAAATTGTTGTATCCGGTGGAATCTTCCCAGACACCTTCATTGGCCAGTCGAATCTTGTATTCCGGTCGTTTGCGCAGACGCGGTACGGGATCAGACAGATTCAGAAATGCCGCGTATTCACCCTCGGGCATCTCCGGGATCATCCCGCCGCTAATCGACACCTGTGTGGTATCGCCCGAAAACCACAACCGGGGATCGACATCTACTGAAAGATAAAATTCGCTCCCGGTTGATTGATGCCGTAAAACCACCTCCACATTCCGTGGATTAAACGGACTGGCGAACCCGCGATTCCAGACCGCAAAGTCCAGCGTGAACTTACCGTCCGAACGGACGCTGTCAACTATGGACGCATCAAGGAGTTGGAACCGATAACCAAGGCGGCGCTTGATTTCGGGCATACATCCGTTTTCCTCCCAGCCGTCCAAAACTGTGCTATGGTAATCACGGTTTAATACCGACCAATGCAGATATTCTAAATCATCCAGGGCGTTGTTGCATCCGGAGTAATCGCTGGGATTACACGTTTCCCCTCCTTGCGGCACGAATCTGTTATCGTTGTGCAGATAGTTTTTGTCTTCCTGGATGTCCTGGTAGGTGCCATAATCGGTAGCGCTGGCCAGGAAACAGTCGTTGTGTGCGCCGGTGCGGGCCCTGTTCGATCCGGTGTAAGCCTCATCCGATGTCAGCGGTTCATCATTGGAATAAATATTTTTCTTGTAATTCGGCGTACGAACTACAACCATCCGCTCTTCGGGCAGCACATCTAATTCTTTGAAGAGCACAGTCCGTCGATCCTGGGTGTTGTTCAGGTTGTGAGAGGAATAATACCATTCTCCCCAGGCGCCGATGAATCCGGCCTCCATGTACAGAATAACATCGTAATTGGCCCGGAAGAGCGGCTCCAGTTGATCCAAATGCAGCAAAATCGTGTCAAGGGCCGCATCGTCTCCGTTCTGGTTTTCCGTATAGGAGAACCGCGGTATTAGTTTAAAACCTTCCTGCCTGGCGATATCAAAATCCTGTTGAACCGTATTCAGAAAATCTTCGGAAAGCTGCTCTGAGCGGAACTCAGGAACCTTGTAGATACGCTGGACGACCGTGACGTTATGGCCACGCAGATTTTGGAGATATCCATCCGTGATAGCTCGCGAGCGATAGGTTGAAAAGCCCCGCTCAGGGTTTGCAAAGATAGAATCGGTTTCGGAGTACTCTATTGTCGTAGCCGTTTGAGCTAACACATAGAGGGGGTAGGCTCCGAAACCGATTCCAAAAATCCATATAAGAACAAGAACCTTTTTCAGTGTTGGAAATGCGTGAGTGGAGAACATCAAATTTTTCGATGGTCGCGCTGAGAACGTTTGGGGCATAGGAAAGTTACATCCTAGGTGTTTTTATTTAATTGATAGCGTCGGCATCTTGCAACGCGATGCTTTTGGGGCTTTTCATTGAAACCGGGACGATTATTGATTGTTAGTGACACGGTCATGGAATGCGCGTATAATAGGGAATTTCATCTAATGCAACATGAGTTGTGATGGTAGCAGGGCCTTCTACCACATCACCCTCATTACTCTTCCATACTCCGGGAGGAATAATAATTTCCCGGGAATCCTGCTCCGGCTGAAGAAGCGGGGCGACCATTATCGAATCACCCAGTAAAAACTGGTCGGAAACGGTGGCATACCCCTGTCCCGGGAATTCGTATTCCAGATGCCGAACGATTGGCTCTCCGGTCTCTGCGGCAACCCGAGCCAGTTTCATAATTTTATCCGTGAAATGTGCTCTTAAATCAACCGCCTTTTTTAC
Coding sequences within it:
- a CDS encoding amidohydrolase, which translates into the protein MNILKRILSATIFVGSLFLISCGQQGPQFYSMGDFESVDKADVHVHINGADPMMVEQAQADNFKLLTVNVDYPDFPPIDEQQEIAVEQHNEYSATVGFFSTFPMDGWDNPGWAEKTIERIKAGQELGAIGVKTWKNIGMSYRDENGELVMIDDPGFDPPFGYLSEKDIWMIGHQAEPKNCWLPVDSMTVNNDREYFEAHPEYHMYKHPEMPSYEEHMEARNHMLEKNPNLKFMGAHLASLEWSVDRITQFLDRFPNATVDMAARMGQVQYQSIRDYEKVRDFFINYQDRVLYATDLTQAPGAATEEFKSQAHHRWTIDWKYLATSDTLEVPELDNAFKGLRLPADVVDKIYYQNAIKYFSGAWKSGSN
- a CDS encoding Gfo/Idh/MocA family oxidoreductase yields the protein MKNENISRRRFIGQSAKVTAGVSLGLAGAPAILKSQSPSEIINVGMIGTGDRGTWEAYILQSVPEVRLIACCDILPSHLQNGLEQATPNAKGYEDYRKLLENDDLDAVIIATPLHLHYKMAVDALDAGLHVFGEKTMTYDIPQANMLKAKVEDSKKTFMVGYQLRSNPLLQKVKTMIDEGACGTLTHVRCNYHRNGDWRREVSDPSLEKLINWRMYREFSGGLMAELCSHHIDITNWMLGEHPKKVTGFGGIDYWKDGRETYDNVNTVYEYPGGKKAIFTSITSNAHYGVELQFMGTHGTIEIHNEEGQEAIYYPELARKTHEVESDTTGVDAVSSATKKAWSSGEGELIQVPNRPKDDHKTTGLAFKHFAKSIKENTQPNANVFTGYDAAVAVHLGNLAMRNGTVESWNG
- a CDS encoding DUF4832 domain-containing protein, which translates into the protein MPQTFSARPSKNLMFSTHAFPTLKKVLVLIWIFGIGFGAYPLYVLAQTATTIEYSETDSIFANPERGFSTYRSRAITDGYLQNLRGHNVTVVQRIYKVPEFRSEQLSEDFLNTVQQDFDIARQEGFKLIPRFSYTENQNGDDAALDTILLHLDQLEPLFRANYDVILYMEAGFIGAWGEWYYSSHNLNNTQDRRTVLFKELDVLPEERMVVVRTPNYKKNIYSNDEPLTSDEAYTGSNRARTGAHNDCFLASATDYGTYQDIQEDKNYLHNDNRFVPQGGETCNPSDYSGCNNALDDLEYLHWSVLNRDYHSTVLDGWEENGCMPEIKRRLGYRFQLLDASIVDSVRSDGKFTLDFAVWNRGFASPFNPRNVEVVLRHQSTGSEFYLSVDVDPRLWFSGDTTQVSISGGMIPEMPEGEYAAFLNLSDPVPRLRKRPEYKIRLANEGVWEDSTGYNNLNHTITLDQQASGNVYSGDTYFESTDNITSTVHEPPQPVAQQFTLSGNYPNPFNERTQFQFTLANPAPVGIQVYDIAGRQVDELRTKYYDTGKHIINWTLQELSRGIFFIQLTNGQHEETIRAVLK